The following coding sequences lie in one Spinacia oleracea cultivar Varoflay chromosome 1, BTI_SOV_V1, whole genome shotgun sequence genomic window:
- the LOC110805616 gene encoding probable calcium-binding protein CML49: MQAYRQGGYCEDGSSASQQQIRRSSMMGSQGHHSAALGGMQQGMGMGMGMGMGIQQQQGYGIQQQPQRAGMMHNSSSMKAHQYSSGQSSMTVFGQDAFCDIMPSSFPPGTDAKVIECYNRIDRDGNGIIDDRELQSVLTNCSHNFNLRTVHLLMYEFTHSNKRMIGPKEFVPLLKCLQTWRAMYQRFDRDRNGSIDSSEMAQALTSLGYCVSPIIVNLLVSKFSKNGRCSLQYDNFIECCLTVKGLTETFNAKADCGKAVFCYQEFLLNVLPFIIA, encoded by the exons ATGCAAGCTTACCGTCAAGGCGGCTACTGCGAAGATGGATCATCGGCATCGCAACAACAAATTCGTCGATCATCAATGATGGGTTCTCAGGGTCATCATTCTGCTGCACTAGGCGGTATGCAGCAGGGGATGGGCATGGGCATGGGCATGGGCATGGGCATACAGCAGCAGCAGGGGTATGGAATTCAGCAGCAGCCGCAGCGTGCAGGCATGATGCACAACAGCTCCTCCATGAAGGCTCATCAGTACTCATCAGGCCAATCATCAATGACTGTGTTTGGGCAGGATGCCTTTTGTGATATCATGCCCTCGTCCTTCCCACCTGGTACTGACGCTAAGGTCATTGAATGCTACAACAGAATTGATAGAGATGGCAATGGTATCATCGACGACAGGGAGTTGCAGTCTGTGCTGACCAACTGCAGCCACAACTTTAACTTGAGGACTGTCCACCTTCTCATGTATGAATTCACCCACTCTAACAAGAGGATGATTG GTCCTAAGGAATTCGTCCCGCTGCTCAAGTGCCTTCAGACATGGAGG GCCATGTACCAAAGGTTTGATAGGGACAGGAATGGGAGCATTGATTCATCTGAGATGGCTCAAGCTCTCACCAGTTTGGGATATTGTGTATCTCCTATTATAGTCAATCTGCTTGTTTCCAAATTTAGCAAAAATGGGAGGTGCTCTCTTCAATATGATAACTTCATTGA GTGTTGCCTCACTGTTAAG GGTTTAACCGAGACGTTCAATGCCAAAGCTGACTGTGGCAAAGCAGTTTTTTGCTACCAGGAGTTCCTGCTAAATGTTCTCCCTTTCATCATTGCTTAA